The genome window TTGTTGTATGGCGAACAGGTCGGCAACTTCGACGGGCTGATCCTGCCACGTACGGAAATCCTCAAGAACGCCTTCGTCCTGTGGCCTTTGTCGTTGATCGCGCCGGATCGGGTTCACCCAGGAGTGGGCAAAAGCTTCGCCACGTTGTGGGAAGAGTCGCAGATCGACCAGGTGCTGGCGCCGGTGGCTTTCGAGTGGCGCGGCCAGCAGCTTACGCCGTCCAGCCTGCTGTGAGGCGCCTGCCGCCATCGCGAGCAAGCTCGCTCCCACAGAGGATTTCAGTCGAACACAAGACATGTGTCCACTGAGAGTCACTGTGGGAGCGAGCTTGCTCGCGATGACGGCGGAACATCCAGCCAAAATACAAACTGACACGACCTCCCGTCAGCTCGCCGCTTCTTTGTAGCTTTTTAACGCCTTGAGCCGCTCACGCTTGATCGCCTCACCCAGCTCCGGCCCCTTGAAGCCTTTCTCCAGCAAGGGCTGCACCGCCACTGCGCGGGCCGCTGCCGCAGCGCCCCGCAGATAATCAGCCTGTGGATAACTTCGCTGCTCAAGCCCCTTGCGCCCGCGCGCGTCCATCTCGCAGGCCGCAATGAATTCCTCGAAGCGCTGGGGCCGACGGTACACATCAAAACTTTGTAGCAGTTCAAGCAGGGTAGATGCCTTCAGTTCAAGCGCGCGATGACCATGGGTATGGTACTGGCCCACCAATAACGCCAGTTCCTGACAGTCGCGCGGCGCCTTGAAGCGCTCGTTTACGACTTTGATCAGCTTCAAGCCCGTGTGCTCATGGGCGATGTGTCGCGGCCATTCGTGCTGGGGCGTCAGGCCTTTACCCAGGTCATGGAGCAGGCAGGCCCAGCGGACCGTCAACGGCTGTTGATGCAGTGCCGCCTGTTCCAACACGCTCAGGGTATGGACGCCGGTATCGATTTCCGGGTGATGGGCTTCAGGTTGTGGCACGCCGAACAGCGCGTCGACTTCGGGCATCAAGACCTTGAGGGCCGTGCAGTCGCGCAAGACCTGGATAAATACCTGTGGTTGCTTTTCCATGAGGGCGCGGGAAATTTCTTTCCAGCTGCGCTCGGCCGTCAACGCCTCCAGTTCGCCGGACTCGCTGAGCTGGCGCATCAGCTCAAGGGTTTCGCTCGCCACCTTGAAACCCAGCGGCGCATAACGCGCGGCAAAGCGGGCAACCCGCAGGACTCGGAGCGGATCTTCGGCGAAAGCGGGGGAAACGTGACGCAGCACCCGGGCTTCCAGATCGCGTTGGCCGTGGTACGGATCGGTCAAGTTGCCATGGTCATCTTCAGCCATGGCGTTTATGGTCAAGTCCCGGCGGACCAGGTCTTCTTCCAGAGTGACTTCAGGGCTGGCATGGAACACGAAGCCGCCATAGCCCCGACCGCTCTTGCGCTCGGTGCGGGCGAGGGCGTATTCCTCGCCGGTCTTCGGGTCGAGGAATACCGGAAAGTCGGCCCCCACGGGGCGAAAACCCTTGGCGAGCATTTCCTCGGCGGTGGCTCCCACGACGACCCGATCGACGTCGGTGATGGGAATGCCCAGCAGGCGATCGCGTACGGCGCCGCCAACTTTATAGATCTGCATAAAAAACCTCCGTTGGTCCGACAGGATAACCTTTGCGTCGGACGTCCGGAGGCGAAAACGGGATCAAAGATGAATGACGGCCAGGTCCAGGCGGCCATAATCGCCTTCGGCTTGTTCGCCCCTGGGCGGTAC of Pseudomonas fluorescens contains these proteins:
- a CDS encoding multifunctional CCA addition/repair protein; the protein is MQIYKVGGAVRDRLLGIPITDVDRVVVGATAEEMLAKGFRPVGADFPVFLDPKTGEEYALARTERKSGRGYGGFVFHASPEVTLEEDLVRRDLTINAMAEDDHGNLTDPYHGQRDLEARVLRHVSPAFAEDPLRVLRVARFAARYAPLGFKVASETLELMRQLSESGELEALTAERSWKEISRALMEKQPQVFIQVLRDCTALKVLMPEVDALFGVPQPEAHHPEIDTGVHTLSVLEQAALHQQPLTVRWACLLHDLGKGLTPQHEWPRHIAHEHTGLKLIKVVNERFKAPRDCQELALLVGQYHTHGHRALELKASTLLELLQSFDVYRRPQRFEEFIAACEMDARGRKGLEQRSYPQADYLRGAAAAARAVAVQPLLEKGFKGPELGEAIKRERLKALKSYKEAAS